The genomic interval AGTCAAACCATGAGTCATGAACCACCAGTGTTTCAGTTTTTCCTCAATGACCTATTTGGAAATGACTTCAACACCACCTTTAAATCACTCCCTGATTTTCATAGAAGACTACAACAAGATAAGGGAAACAAATTTGGTCCTTGTTTCTTTAGTGGAACACCAGGCTCATTTTATGGTAGACTTTTTCCCAATAATtccattcatttttttcattcctCCTTTAGTCTCCATTGGCTTTCTAAGgtaaatatatattcattgcAATTTTTACTTTGCGCATACGTCACCATATATTCACTTTtctctataaaaatatatagaggGTGCaaattttgatatgtttatttcaaaaattcagatatttgattgattaaaaaaaagataaaattgtagataaaataatttaactaaaagattaaaatcgaaagaaaaaatattatacaaaattttatattttttaatataggaCAAAACTCAAGTGAATTTCTTTAAATTATCGTGTATGATTCTTAACTTAATCAACTATGATTAATTTTGCGACAGACTCCGGATGTGTTGCAAGATACTGAAAAACCATTAAACAAAGGAGCAATTTACTTAACAAGGACAAGCCCTCCAGAAGTCCACAAAGCATACTTTGCACAATTTCAACATGACTTCACATTATTTTTGAAATCACGTTCATGTGAACTCCTTTCTGGTGGTGCTATGGTCCTAACACTTATTGGCAGAGATGAACTAAATGAACTCATAAATGCATGGGTTGTTATTGGCATGGCACTCAATGACATGGCCGCtgaggtaattaattattactaattaattaatcaaacaTTTTATTCAACtttaaaaaatcttaataaaaaataaaatattaattttaaaaaggcCTAAACATGCACACCACTAATAATTGTGTGACAATAAATGGAGCaaattaatgtatataaaaacaaaactttatTTGTTGGTTGTAGGAATTGATAGAGCAAACAAAATTGGACTCTTTTAACATACCATCCTATTGTCCTACATCAAATGAAATTAGACAAGTGATTGAAGAAGAAGGATCTTTTCATGTTCAAAGGTTAGAGACAATTAGAACGGATTGGATAAAAAACATTGATGTGAGTGATGATTACTCTCTTAATAATGTTGATGGAATTGAAGACACAAGAGCTGAGGCAGTAGCAAAATATATAAGAGCTGTTGCTGAACCAATTTTGAAGTCAGAGTTTGGAGAAATAATCATGGATGAATTATTCATAAggttcaaaaacaaaattgttcAACTTTATGGAGTTGAGAAATTGGAGCTCGCTAATTTAGTCATGCACATCACTAAACGTACTTGAAATTGTTGAACCTTTCATCAAAGACTTTGACTTATggactatatttttttattttaagcaaTGCGAGTAAATTAATgctgttattattatattatacaatTTGATGTAAGCGTATAATTTGttactttgaaattttaattttggaatCAACTGTTTAGTATTTATTCACtcatgtattttatatattcccATTAATTATGAAccgtaaaattataaaatatctgtAAATGGTCCAACCACTAGAGGAAAAGGAGTATTGGTCGTAtcattaaatttgaatttgaatttcgTTTAAGTTAATGAcgcattttaaaaaattgatgcaCCATTGTTGAACTGAAATAGTCTATCTTATTTCAACCAATGATTAGATAATAACTATCCACAATGAAATATTCCGATTATACAATTGCATTTTATAAGGTTATAACAAAGTAGTTGATACAATTGTATcacctatttttttttagtaaaaaaaaactattatttcttTGGTATGTAATGTTAATGTATCAActacttattattattagaaaagACAACCATCAGACTTTTTCTCCGAGAATCAAATTAATAAGGtggagaaagaagaaaatgttCCTTGTTAGGTTGGTGCTAGAAGtactcaataaaataaaataaaaaagctcTTAATTCATAATTAAGAATATTGAAAAACACAAAACTACATTATGTGAAGTgtcattcaaaatatatttttgtattacaTTATGTATTACTTTATCATTACACTATTTTCTACTTCTTCCaatattatctttatttattaaaattgttgactattttctactttttccaatattatctttatttattaaaagtgttgactattttctactttttccaatattatctttatttattaaaattgttgcAAGTGTAGAACAATTGACCATAAATGAGAATTCAAGGATATAATCATAAACacattttttgaattgaaaattaataGAAATTGATTAGACACAAATGATTAATATATTAAGTTAAAGATGAACTTTTTAATAAAACCAGAGTTTTATTACTAATTGAAACAATTATTGGTTAAATTTACAAGAACTAAATAGAACTAATCGTTAAAGACAACTGAAATGAACTTGgggaaataaaaaaagaaaacattgtCATGTAGCTATTCTTGTGACATTTTTGTACTCCTTCAATCCCATCATTAGTGTCATTTTAGACAATGTCCATTTCTTTTAAGAAAaaggattttttatttagattaaaataatatgtaacAACTAAAATACTCATTGATTAGAGTAGTTAAAATAGTTAGTgtttaatgaagaaaaaaaaattaacaaatgttgtcttgaaattcaaaattggaAATAACTTACGACTGAGAAGAAACATTTCAAATGTATCAACACTTCTAATAAGATCGAAGAAGGGTTCAAGTTTCACACTATTTCTTctgtattaaattattaaataatgtaataatgtATAGTCCAGTACACCGTTAAATCTATAGCTATTCTAATTATCAAAAGACATCTCTTACTAAATCTGTTTTCGTACGATAAATGTTAAGACATAAAGAGGGAACTCAAGATGAAAAACTGAAGAGAGACTATTGAGACGTGAATTAGCAGCAGACTAATCAGCAGTCTCAGTGCAAAAGTGATGGTGGCCATATTAAAGGGAACCAACCACGATAGTAAGCCAACTCACCATGATATTAAAGATGCTACAAACAGTACTTAGGAACTCAATGCGCGTCTAATATTATTTATCTCCACCGCCAAAACAAACATGTACCAAGTTTGCACCCATTTACCATCCATGTTGAAATGGATTTGGCATAACTCGTATTCTATGAAGTATGGACTCCTACATTAACACCACTAATGTTAAAAACATAGGACGCCAACATTGGTatgtatttgttatttattatataaaataaatatgagcatcatttataaaacatgtaaatttagaatcaaaatttatatattcatcGAAATTAAACATTTTGTTTCATTACAAAAAGGTATTCTACAATATTTTTTACCAATATTCATTCATCTTTAACTGATCTCATAAATTTGAGGTCTTTCACCCTCTAAATCTAAtagatcatcatcatcattgaAAAAAACACCCTCTAACTCAAGTTTATCTAAAGACAAATTGGCGACTTCTAAGAACTCTGCAATCATCAAGTGATCTAAAATCATCTCTTGCAACATTcgacaatttaatttttaattttcttttgatgATTTTGTGGAGgactttttttaaagaaatcgAAGGTTGTTCTGAATAGCCAACAGAACAAAATTGCATGCTTGCCTCATTTTAGAAAGCAGAAACAACCTAAAGAAGGGATAAACCGATTAAGATCTCCCATGATTTAAACAGCCATCTTCATCTCAATCTTCTGGTGAGGATTATAGCCTATGAGCTTGAAATCAGTCGCCACAAAAGAATCTATATCTTTCTTCTTTGGATTTATCTTCAAAGTCTGCATTGCAGTTGGTTTAGTCAGCAAGTAAGAGAGTCATCAAACACAAATCTAAAGTAGCGCTAAATGGTAAACAAAACTTGTGCCTAACTActttatatcaaataattttcttaaacaTTACACATACTGGGAAAGGTTTTGGCAGGTTATGAAGCTGCTCCTGCAGAGGCTTCACATGAGTTTGGTAAACATGTGCATCCCCAATAGCATGGACAAAATCCCCTGGAACAAGTTCTGACAAGAAAAAGACATAATATAAGAATTGATGGTTTCAATTCAAATTACTTCTTGATGTTTTTACTGATATTATCAACACAATAAACTTTTGAATCCCAAGTCCACCAGCACCCAACCAtcaattcaacaacaaaaacattGTTAGGTTCCTTGATAGAACTCAACAGCGAAATGGCATTATTCGTCCCTGAGTTTTATTAATTGAAAGAAAATGATACACAAGAGCGGATACGCTCCTACAATGGTATAAACCACTCAGTTTCTAATTTTGCCAAAGCTCATTTCTAAAGGGGTGGAAGCCTCTATTAAAGACTTCCAATACATTAGGATAGGGATTAGGTCCAGGGCAACTAACTAATAACCGAAACACCAAAGCAGTTACACCTATACAACTACTAACAACCTAGGAACACAACTACTAACAAACTCATAATTATTCCTATTTTTATATCCGAACAAACATAATTATCCCTGTTTATACATCCTAACAAACATCATCAAGCTTTTTCCACAAGGTGGATCAATTGATCTCATCAAAACCTGTCAAGTGTCAAATCCAAAGACCATTTGCCCCTAAATGATTCTCTTAATGGTTTGGCATGGAGTTTTCTTTGATCTACCTCTAGCTATTTAGCTATCCTCCATCTGTTCTATGAGTCTTCTCCAAACATACCCAAACCACCTAAACAAGACTATCAATTTTTCTACAATGGGGGAAGTccaattttctcattaattatTGTACTTCATAACTTCCTCTTAAAACATGAGTTGGACCTACCTCAATTCTACAAAATCTGCTTGTAAGGTGAGGGATATCTCTCACTTATTAACATATTTTCATGTCATATCACATCCAGTGTGAGACTCTCAACACTCCCAAGACCGGACATATCTCGAATAGGCTCTGATAACATCTTAAAATTTGAGTTGGATCTAACTCAACCTTAGAAAAAAGCATGTAAGGTGAAGAATGTCTCTCACTTTTAAACACATTTTCATACAATATTATGTCTTAAGTGGAACTCTCAACCCCCTCCACATGTTGGACATTAGGAGCAAGACTAAGTGGTTTGATAGCGTGTAACCCAATGGATCTTAGATGGGCACTAAAACatcttaaaatttgagtttgacCAAACTCAACTCTACAAAACTAATTTGTAAAGTGAGGAATGACTGCCActtataaatacattttcagGTCATATTACATCCAATGTGAAACACTTACCTTGTCTTGTACAACTACCTTGTGTTGAAATAATAGAAGAATAGGGGCAGCAAGAAACAAACTCTAGACCATTTGGTCTATAGATGAGACACCATATCGCAAATTAACTATCCCAGCAGCTTAAGTTGTGACTTGTGAGGTGCGAATGCATGAATGGTTTTTGCATTACATCTATAATAGGTTTAACAAACCAAATGAGCCAAACATCCTAAggtaaaaatctcaatttaaaaaaagaagtaCTAAATCAAGATTGGGCTGAGCTGAGCACATGAACAGTTTTAGTTTTGCCCCATGCCCCTACACAGGAAATGAGTAGAAGTATAATTTAAATCTATGAAAAAACAACTAGCGAGCTCAAAGACATTTATAACCGACTAAAATAACATACATCATCTCTTACTACTTACACCCACAAAATCTCAAGATTTAAGATGATGAATACATACTATAACATATTTTACTCGACAGCAGATGATTAGTTAAATTTGCATACCACAAATATGAGCAATCATGCATGTCAGGAGGGCATAAGATGCAATATTAAATGGCACACCCAGGCCCATGTCAGCAGATCGCTGATACATTTGACATGATAACTCCCCATTTGCTACATAGAACTGcaaaagttaaaattgaaattataaattaaaaactatggATAGACTAGAGAAGtaagggagagagagagagagagagtttacAAATAAACCCAAATAAAGTTGTAGACCTGTGCAAACATGTGACAGGGTGGAAGAGCCATCAATTTAAGATCTGCTGGATTCCATGCAGAGAGAATGATCCGTCTATCATCAGGATTATGTTTTATCTTGTGGATAACATCTAAAAGTTGATCAAGTCCTTGGTTGGCATAGTCATTATGCATGTTAGTATACCTATAAAATGAAAGATGGCAAATAAATAGCACACTACCACATAAATAGTCTATTGACCTATTGAGAAAAAGGTATAAATCCACATACCTAGCACCAAAGTGCCTCCATTGAAACCCGTAAACAGGTCCTAAGTCACCCTCTTCCCTCTCTGACAAACCAATGCTGTAATAAAATGTAAAGCCAATCAATAAATAATAGAAGATAAATGtacaatttgtattttaaagTTACAACTATTAATAATCATGCTCGCCTATCAAGGAATTCCCTGGATGCATTATCATCCcatatatgaatgcctttttcCTGTAACACCTGTCAATATAAGTATATGTTAGATAACATGCTTTCAGAACTAAGTTGGTAATAGTTCATATCCAAAATACCAACACATAGTTCTTTCAGAACAAAGAATAAAACATGTAATGCGAACTGTGTTAACATCATATTGTCCCATTGTGCTCAATAATCTATAGCATCgaaaatagattaatatttcAGTCAACAAGAATAAGTCATCCACATGAACTTCCTTAACGACCATCAGGATCTAATGTTGCAATCTGGCTCAACTCATGTAGAAAGGCAGAGAGCCAGCGTAGGAAATTAGGAATCCTTCAAAATGGAAACAGATATGAGCCAGCAGTTTACAAGTTCAGAGCTACTTAGTTCTGTGTAGATTAACAAGAATCCAGTAATATTATACATTTCtgatcaataatttaaattcacAAGTGgcaaagaaattttaaaaataataacggGAAATTGAGTTGGCTTGGAAGATCCTAAGCTTTCAATAGGTCTGCCTCCAGTAAAACCTAAGCtcaaaaaattttaaagtaccccAGCCCCAAGTTCCACAATATTTGGCTCATGTCAGCTGGTTATTGACCTAACTGAAAAATGGTTAGGATTTATGTGTGTGGATAAGATTGGCAAAAGATATAATTACCTTGGCATTTGTTGAGCCACTGATAAACCAAAGAAGCTCTTCAACAACCCCTCGCCAAAATACTCTCTAGCAATCAAATGCAGAGATCACttcaatttctttatcaaaatatacaaatagaTATTCCTCTTCCCCGATAAAGACCGAAAttagtaaacaaaaaaaaaatgagtaaatAATAGCAAGTTATTTTGCACAGTAGATTTAACATATCTTAAACCATAACCTCTGCTACATACCTTAGTGGTAAGAAGAGGAAAGCTTGTGCGCAGATTGAACCTCATCTGTGGAATTATTACAGATGGCATAAGCATATAAATTACACCAACCCACAATACATCAACTGAAATTTTACCTGGCAACCAAATGTTGACAAGGTCCCTGTCCCAGTCCTATCACCCTTGGTGGTACCTTGAGATATGATGTCCTGAACCAGCCTAAGATACATGTACTCCTCATGTCTCTCGAAAATCATTTTCGGAAGAAAAGAAAAGTTATGAACCTCAAATTTTTTAGAATCTGAGTTGTTATCAAAAAGTGAATCAGTATTCTGACTCAGGGGCTCTGCTGCAGAACTTCTCACACGCACATAAGTGGTAAAAGAATATCGGATGTTGTTTTCCACTTTAGGAAAGGATGAGTACCATGGCCGAAATATAGTGGAATCAATCGGAGGCATAAAAGTGTCACACTCAATGTTTGCATGAATTTCTGTTATGTGGACGGCTT from Cicer arietinum cultivar CDC Frontier isolate Library 1 chromosome 5, Cicar.CDCFrontier_v2.0, whole genome shotgun sequence carries:
- the LOC101490611 gene encoding probable caffeine synthase MTL2, whose amino-acid sequence is MAVEQVLHMNGGEGDTSYANNSTFQRMVMLTAKHIVEDSIMRLYCANIPNCLIVADLGCSSGPNALLVATNIINTIDALSQTMSHEPPVFQFFLNDLFGNDFNTTFKSLPDFHRRLQQDKGNKFGPCFFSGTPGSFYGRLFPNNSIHFFHSSFSLHWLSKTPDVLQDTEKPLNKGAIYLTRTSPPEVHKAYFAQFQHDFTLFLKSRSCELLSGGAMVLTLIGRDELNELINAWVVIGMALNDMAAEELIEQTKLDSFNIPSYCPTSNEIRQVIEEEGSFHVQRLETIRTDWIKNIDVSDDYSLNNVDGIEDTRAEAVAKYIRAVAEPILKSEFGEIIMDELFIRFKNKIVQLYGVEKLELANLVMHITKRT
- the LOC101489312 gene encoding bifunctional dihydrofolate reductase-thymidylate synthase, which gives rise to MAGDSSVIINGNGNGSINPLPNLQRTYQVVVAATKDMGIGKDGKLPWRLPTDLKFFKEITTTTSNPEKKNAVVMGRKTWESIPLQFRPLSGRLNVVLTRSSSFDIAAAENVVKCGSMSSALELLAASPYCTSIEKIYVIGGGEIFREALNAPECEAVHITEIHANIECDTFMPPIDSTIFRPWYSSFPKVENNIRYSFTTYVRVRSSAAEPLSQNTDSLFDNNSDSKKFEVHNFSFLPKMIFERHEEYMYLRLVQDIISQGTTKGDRTGTGTLSTFGCQMRFNLRTSFPLLTTKRVFWRGVVEELLWFISGSTNAKVLQEKGIHIWDDNASREFLDSIGLSEREEGDLGPVYGFQWRHFGARYTNMHNDYANQGLDQLLDVIHKIKHNPDDRRIILSAWNPADLKLMALPPCHMFAQFYVANGELSCQMYQRSADMGLGVPFNIASYALLTCMIAHICELVPGDFVHAIGDAHVYQTHVKPLQEQLHNLPKPFPTLKINPKKKDIDSFVATDFKLIGYNPHQKIEMKMAV